From one Micromonospora siamensis genomic stretch:
- a CDS encoding DsbA family oxidoreductase → MEIEIYADVVCPWCWIGKRRLEQALESYDGEVTVRYRPFQLDPTPVTEPKPLLEALGDKFGGPDRAEQMAAQVTQVGASVGLDMRFDRAAAANTFEAHRLVRFATERGRGAELVEALYRAHFSDGVDVGSRDALVKLAAGVGLDETEAREHLESNLGRREVAADLAAAHQLGVSSVPTFVVAGKYAVTGAQEPETLLAALDEVRRRESA, encoded by the coding sequence ATGGAGATCGAGATCTACGCCGACGTCGTCTGCCCCTGGTGCTGGATCGGCAAGCGCCGGCTGGAACAGGCCCTGGAGTCGTACGACGGCGAGGTGACGGTCCGGTACCGGCCGTTCCAGCTCGACCCGACGCCGGTGACCGAGCCGAAGCCGCTGCTCGAGGCGCTCGGTGACAAGTTCGGCGGCCCGGACCGCGCCGAGCAGATGGCCGCCCAGGTCACCCAGGTGGGCGCCTCGGTGGGGCTGGACATGCGCTTCGACCGGGCGGCGGCCGCCAACACCTTCGAGGCGCACCGGCTGGTCCGCTTCGCCACCGAGCGGGGTCGTGGCGCCGAGTTGGTCGAGGCCCTCTACCGGGCGCATTTCTCCGACGGCGTGGACGTGGGCTCGCGGGACGCGCTGGTGAAGCTGGCCGCCGGGGTGGGGTTGGACGAGACCGAGGCGCGCGAGCACCTGGAGTCCAACCTGGGTCGCCGTGAGGTGGCCGCCGACCTGGCCGCCGCGCACCAGCTCGGGGTGAGCAGCGTGCCGACCTTCGTGGTGGCCGGGAAGTACGCCGTCACCGGCGCTCAGGAGCCGGAGACGCTGCTGGCCGCCCTCGACGAGGTGCGCCGGCGCGAGTCCGCCTGA
- a CDS encoding RNA polymerase sigma factor codes for MTVRQQTGPSRAVSTPVDFTDFYQAHFHRLAVQLYAYLGDHAEAQDLTQEAFCRLLERWEQVSGYDDPIAWVRRVAWNLATSRVRRLRTAVRHLARQREEHTPGPGPDRVALTRALATLPANQRRALVLHHLGQLSTREIAEQAGVAEGTVRSWLSRGRTALAAYFTEREAPDA; via the coding sequence ATGACCGTACGGCAGCAGACCGGGCCGTCCCGGGCCGTCAGCACACCGGTGGACTTCACCGACTTCTACCAGGCGCACTTCCACCGGCTGGCGGTGCAGCTGTACGCGTACCTGGGGGACCACGCGGAGGCGCAGGACCTCACCCAGGAGGCGTTCTGCCGGCTGCTGGAGCGCTGGGAGCAGGTCAGCGGGTACGACGACCCGATCGCCTGGGTCCGCCGGGTCGCCTGGAACCTGGCCACCAGCCGGGTGCGCCGGCTCCGGACCGCCGTACGCCATCTGGCCCGGCAGCGGGAGGAGCACACCCCCGGTCCCGGGCCGGACCGGGTGGCGCTCACCCGGGCCCTGGCCACCCTGCCCGCCAACCAGCGGCGGGCGCTGGTGCTGCACCACCTGGGCCAGCTGAGCACCCGGGAGATCGCCGAGCAGGCCGGGGTGGCGGAGGGCACCGTCCGCTCCTGGCTGTCCCGGGGTCGCACCGCACTGGCCGCGTACTTCACCGAGCGGGAGGCCCCCGATGCGTGA
- a CDS encoding proline--tRNA ligase produces the protein MLLRMSTLLLRTLREDPADAEVPSHRLLLRAGYVRRAAPGGYTWLPLGKLVLDRVSEIIRTEMTGIGDQEVHFPALLPAEPYRTSGRWTEYGDDIFTLTDRKGAEHLLAPTHEEMAALLVKDLFTSYRDFPVTLFQIQTKFRDEARPRAGVLRGREFLMKDAYSFDLDETGLRAAYDRHRAAYARIFTTLGLDFTTVHAASGAMGGSGSEEFLAATPVGEDTFVGCTSCDYAANTEAVTTRAPAAGDPHAHRATEVHDTPETPTIASLVELANARALAGRTDWTAADTLKNVVLTVRRPGTESAELLVIGLPGDRDADLKRVEAALHPATVAVFDDWPAHPELVRGYLGPQLLAKHGVRYLVDPRVVVGTSWLTGANEPGRHATDVVCGRDFTPDGTIEAAEVRPGDPCPACGDGELTMRRGIEVGHIFQLGRRFTDAFAVDVLGPQGKPVRPTMGCYGIGVSRAVAAIAEQHHDDRGLVWPAAVAPCDVHVVAAGKGPQLDAALDLGERLAAAGLRVLVDDRTNVSAGVKFTDAELIGIPRAVVVGRRLADGYVELRDRATGERTELPAADALEQLGGTRPERV, from the coding sequence ATGCTGCTGCGCATGTCGACCCTGCTGCTCCGGACCCTGCGCGAGGACCCGGCCGACGCGGAGGTGCCGAGCCACCGGCTGCTGCTGCGCGCCGGCTACGTCCGCCGCGCCGCACCGGGCGGCTACACCTGGCTGCCGCTGGGCAAGCTGGTGCTCGACCGGGTCTCGGAGATCATCCGTACGGAGATGACCGGGATCGGCGACCAGGAGGTGCACTTCCCGGCGCTGCTGCCCGCCGAGCCGTACCGGACCAGCGGGCGGTGGACGGAGTACGGCGACGACATCTTTACCCTGACCGACCGGAAGGGCGCCGAGCACCTGCTCGCCCCGACCCACGAGGAGATGGCCGCGCTGCTGGTGAAGGACCTGTTCACCTCGTACCGGGACTTCCCGGTGACGCTGTTCCAGATCCAGACGAAGTTCCGCGACGAGGCTCGGCCCCGGGCCGGTGTGCTGCGCGGGCGGGAGTTCCTGATGAAGGACGCGTACTCCTTCGACCTGGACGAGACGGGCCTGCGGGCCGCGTACGACCGGCACCGGGCGGCGTACGCGCGGATCTTCACCACCCTCGGGCTGGACTTCACCACGGTGCACGCCGCCTCCGGCGCGATGGGCGGGTCGGGGTCGGAGGAGTTCCTGGCGGCCACCCCGGTCGGCGAGGACACCTTCGTCGGCTGCACGAGCTGCGACTACGCGGCGAACACCGAGGCGGTGACCACCCGCGCGCCGGCTGCCGGCGATCCGCACGCGCACCGGGCCACGGAGGTGCACGACACCCCGGAGACGCCCACCATCGCGTCCCTGGTCGAGCTGGCGAACGCCCGCGCGCTGGCCGGCCGCACCGACTGGACCGCCGCCGACACGCTGAAGAACGTGGTGCTGACGGTCCGCCGGCCGGGCACGGAGAGCGCCGAGCTGCTGGTGATCGGCCTCCCCGGTGACCGCGACGCCGATCTGAAGCGGGTGGAGGCGGCCCTGCACCCGGCCACCGTGGCGGTCTTCGACGACTGGCCCGCCCACCCCGAGCTGGTCCGCGGCTACCTCGGGCCGCAGCTCCTCGCCAAGCACGGCGTCCGCTACCTGGTGGACCCCCGGGTGGTCGTCGGCACGTCCTGGCTGACCGGGGCCAACGAGCCCGGCCGGCACGCCACCGACGTGGTCTGCGGACGCGACTTCACCCCCGACGGGACCATCGAGGCCGCCGAGGTACGCCCCGGCGACCCCTGCCCGGCCTGCGGGGACGGCGAGCTGACCATGCGTCGGGGGATCGAGGTGGGGCACATCTTCCAGCTCGGGCGCCGGTTCACCGACGCGTTCGCCGTCGACGTGCTCGGCCCGCAGGGCAAGCCGGTCCGGCCCACCATGGGTTGCTACGGCATCGGGGTGTCCCGGGCGGTCGCCGCGATCGCCGAACAGCACCACGACGACCGGGGACTGGTCTGGCCGGCGGCGGTCGCGCCCTGCGACGTACACGTGGTCGCGGCCGGGAAGGGGCCGCAGCTGGACGCGGCCCTCGACCTCGGCGAACGGCTCGCCGCGGCCGGCCTGCGGGTGCTGGTCGACGACCGCACCAACGTCTCGGCGGGGGTGAAGTTCACCGACGCCGAGCTGATCGGCATCCCCCGGGCCGTCGTGGTCGGCCGCCGGCTCGCCGACGGGTACGTCGAACTGCGCGACCGGGCCACCGGGGAGCGGACCGAGCTGCCGGCGGCCGACGCGCTGGAACAGCTGGGCGGGACGCGCCCGGAACGGGTGTAA
- a CDS encoding imidazolonepropionase-like domain-containing protein, translating to MRTLHAAALLRTGPDAEAVPGGAVLVEGARIAAIGPADELLSAYPGVRVRRWAGTLGPALVHDGPLPPAPTPRERVHALFRLGAAAVPAAHLTEPGLSAAVARNDVAVLDAAHSPALLVGGRADLAVFGDDGGCLATVVAGRLVHRRA from the coding sequence GTGCGTACCCTGCACGCCGCCGCGCTGCTGCGTACCGGCCCGGACGCCGAAGCCGTGCCGGGTGGCGCGGTGCTGGTGGAGGGGGCGCGGATCGCGGCGATCGGGCCGGCCGACGAGCTGCTGTCCGCGTACCCGGGAGTGCGGGTGCGGCGGTGGGCCGGCACGCTCGGGCCGGCGCTGGTGCACGACGGGCCGCTGCCGCCCGCGCCGACGCCGCGCGAGCGGGTGCACGCGCTGTTCCGGCTCGGCGCCGCTGCGGTGCCCGCCGCCCACCTGACCGAACCCGGCCTGTCGGCCGCCGTCGCCCGCAACGACGTCGCGGTGCTCGACGCCGCCCATTCGCCGGCGCTGCTGGTCGGTGGGCGGGCGGATCTGGCCGTCTTCGGTGACGACGGCGGCTGCCTGGCCACCGTCGTCGCCGGCCGGCTGGTGCACCGGCGGGCCTGA
- a CDS encoding SigE family RNA polymerase sigma factor, with protein MDPVLSEFEAFVRTRTPALLRSAYLLTGDQHLAEDLVQSALARTHRSWDRLHHSGNAEAYTRKVMYHLQVSWWRRRRVAESMPGDLPETSGGDSAPDHAQQTALRVTLRNALTKLSAKQRAVLVLRFFEDRTESEAADLLGVTVGTVKSQTSKALAKLRSVAPELAELYVLGGSTR; from the coding sequence GTGGACCCTGTTCTGAGTGAATTCGAGGCGTTCGTGCGAACGCGCACCCCCGCACTCCTGCGCTCCGCGTACCTGCTCACCGGCGACCAGCACCTGGCCGAGGACCTCGTCCAGTCGGCGCTGGCCCGGACGCACCGCTCGTGGGACCGGCTGCACCACAGCGGCAACGCCGAGGCGTACACCCGCAAGGTCATGTACCACCTGCAAGTGTCCTGGTGGCGTCGCCGCCGGGTGGCCGAGTCGATGCCGGGCGACCTGCCCGAGACCAGCGGAGGCGACTCGGCCCCCGACCACGCGCAGCAGACCGCGCTGCGGGTGACGCTGCGCAACGCGCTAACGAAGTTGTCGGCCAAGCAACGGGCCGTGCTGGTCCTGCGGTTCTTCGAGGACCGCACCGAGTCCGAGGCCGCCGACCTGCTCGGTGTCACCGTCGGCACCGTCAAGAGCCAGACCTCGAAGGCGCTGGCGAAGTTGCGCAGCGTCGCCCCCGAACTCGCCGAGCTGTACGTCCTGGGAGGGAGTACCCGATGA
- a CDS encoding SGNH/GDSL hydrolase family protein — protein sequence MRWRSFVAVGDSFTEGMDDAYPDGTYRGWADLVATRLAAEAGPDFRYANLAIRGRLFPGVVAEQVPAALAMKPDLISFAAGGNDVLRPSFDPEAMVARFDEVIGRLRSGGADVLVFRFADVMARLPGQRLVAPRIARLNRAVGETAERHGAILVDLFSDDTFRNPTLWSHDRLHLSAAGHRRVAGQVLTALGVGCDEEWLLVPPHPEPSPWLAARAADLRWAGRHLAPWVKRRLTGRSSGDTITAKRPLLGPLAD from the coding sequence GTGCGCTGGCGCAGTTTCGTGGCGGTGGGGGACAGCTTCACCGAGGGCATGGACGACGCTTACCCGGACGGCACCTATCGGGGCTGGGCGGACCTGGTGGCGACCCGGCTGGCCGCCGAGGCCGGCCCGGACTTCCGGTACGCCAACCTCGCCATCCGGGGCCGGCTCTTCCCCGGCGTGGTGGCCGAGCAGGTGCCCGCCGCGTTGGCCATGAAGCCCGACCTGATCAGCTTCGCGGCCGGCGGCAACGACGTGCTGCGGCCGTCGTTCGACCCGGAGGCGATGGTCGCCCGCTTCGACGAGGTGATCGGCCGGCTGCGCTCGGGCGGCGCCGACGTGCTGGTCTTCCGGTTCGCCGACGTGATGGCGCGGCTGCCCGGTCAGCGCCTGGTGGCGCCCCGGATCGCCCGGCTCAACCGGGCGGTGGGTGAGACCGCCGAGCGGCACGGCGCGATCCTGGTCGACCTCTTCTCCGACGACACGTTCCGCAACCCGACGCTGTGGAGCCACGACCGGCTGCACCTCTCCGCAGCCGGCCACCGGCGGGTCGCCGGCCAGGTGCTGACCGCCCTCGGCGTGGGCTGTGACGAGGAGTGGCTGCTGGTGCCGCCGCACCCCGAGCCGTCCCCGTGGCTGGCCGCTCGCGCCGCCGACCTGCGCTGGGCGGGCCGGCACCTGGCCCCCTGGGTGAAGCGTCGGCTGACCGGTCGCTCCTCCGGCGACACCATCACCGCCAAGCGTCCGCTGCTCGGCCCGCTCGCCGACTGA
- a CDS encoding SufE family protein, with product MPQMPTKLAEIVDEFASAPRELVLELLLEYADVIPPLPAEMSREGMEQVPECQTAFFLHAQVQPDGTVLTWFDCPPEAPTTRAFAGILAEGLAGANAEQVLAVPDDLYQRMGLAQAISPLRVRGGTAILARLKRQVREQIG from the coding sequence ATGCCGCAGATGCCGACCAAGCTGGCCGAGATCGTCGACGAGTTCGCCAGCGCTCCCCGCGAACTGGTGCTGGAACTGCTGCTGGAGTACGCCGACGTCATCCCGCCGCTGCCCGCCGAGATGTCCCGTGAGGGCATGGAGCAGGTCCCGGAGTGCCAGACGGCGTTCTTCCTGCACGCCCAGGTGCAGCCGGACGGCACCGTGCTCACCTGGTTCGACTGCCCGCCCGAGGCGCCCACCACCCGGGCGTTCGCCGGCATCCTCGCCGAGGGTCTGGCCGGCGCGAACGCCGAGCAGGTGCTGGCCGTGCCGGACGACCTCTACCAGCGGATGGGGTTGGCCCAGGCGATCAGCCCGCTGCGGGTACGCGGCGGCACGGCCATCCTGGCCCGACTCAAGCGCCAGGTCCGGGAACAGATCGGCTGA
- a CDS encoding MFS transporter: MTATASPVAPGGRLYEPRLRAMTVGIVALVSLLAFEALAVGTAMPTVARSLDGIGGYALAFGGPFASGVVGMVASGVWCDARGPRAAMWSGLVCFVAGLLLAGSATAMGTLVAGRVVQGFGSGLLSVALYVVVGLAYPESLRRKVFAAFAAAWVVPSLVGPVLAGLIVEHLGWRWVFLAVPLVAVPAVLLIQPGLRALGTMARRRPPAGSVGRLGWACGAGVSAALLHHGGQQHGATAVALVVLALAGLLACVPHLLPAGFLRAGRGLPTVVGLRALAAAAFAGAEVVIPLMLSRERGLTPTGAGLALTVGALSWSVGSWMQGRLPAPGSTATLPRAGLACVAVGTAGMASVLVPAVPVPLGVSAWAVAGLGMGLLFPSLSVLTLGLSAPGEEGRNSSSLQLGDSLASATVLALVGALLGAGTAPGPAGYAATLAVAAGCALIGVLLAGRVVPA; encoded by the coding sequence GTGACCGCGACGGCCTCGCCGGTCGCACCCGGTGGACGGCTCTACGAGCCACGGCTGCGCGCGATGACGGTGGGCATCGTGGCGCTGGTGTCGCTGCTGGCGTTCGAGGCGCTGGCCGTCGGCACCGCGATGCCCACGGTGGCCCGCAGCCTCGACGGTATCGGCGGGTACGCGCTGGCGTTCGGTGGCCCGTTCGCCTCCGGGGTGGTCGGCATGGTCGCCTCCGGCGTCTGGTGCGACGCCCGGGGACCGCGGGCGGCGATGTGGTCCGGTCTGGTCTGTTTCGTGGCCGGGCTGCTGCTCGCCGGCTCCGCGACGGCGATGGGGACGCTGGTGGCCGGGCGGGTCGTGCAGGGTTTCGGCTCCGGGCTGCTGTCGGTGGCGCTCTACGTGGTGGTGGGACTCGCCTATCCCGAGTCGCTGCGGCGCAAGGTCTTCGCCGCCTTCGCCGCTGCGTGGGTGGTGCCGTCGCTGGTCGGGCCGGTGCTGGCCGGCCTGATCGTGGAGCACCTCGGCTGGCGTTGGGTGTTCCTCGCGGTGCCGCTGGTGGCCGTGCCGGCGGTGCTGCTGATCCAGCCGGGCCTGCGCGCCCTGGGAACGATGGCCCGGCGACGCCCGCCCGCCGGGTCGGTCGGCCGGCTCGGCTGGGCCTGCGGGGCGGGGGTGAGCGCCGCACTGCTGCATCACGGGGGGCAGCAGCACGGCGCCACCGCCGTCGCGCTGGTGGTGCTGGCGTTGGCCGGCCTGCTCGCCTGCGTACCGCACCTGCTGCCGGCGGGCTTCCTTCGCGCCGGGCGGGGCCTGCCCACCGTGGTCGGCCTGCGCGCGCTGGCGGCGGCGGCGTTCGCCGGTGCGGAGGTGGTGATCCCGCTGATGCTGTCCCGGGAACGCGGCCTCACGCCGACCGGCGCCGGGCTGGCGCTGACCGTCGGCGCGCTCTCCTGGTCGGTGGGTTCCTGGATGCAGGGTCGGCTGCCCGCGCCGGGCTCGACGGCCACCCTGCCCCGGGCCGGCCTGGCCTGCGTCGCGGTGGGCACCGCCGGAATGGCGTCGGTGCTGGTTCCGGCGGTGCCGGTGCCGCTCGGGGTGTCCGCCTGGGCGGTCGCCGGCCTCGGCATGGGGCTGCTGTTCCCCTCGCTGTCGGTGCTCACCCTGGGCCTCTCCGCCCCCGGCGAGGAGGGACGGAACAGCTCCTCCCTGCAACTGGGCGACTCGCTCGCCTCCGCCACCGTGCTGGCCCTGGTCGGCGCCCTGCTCGGGGCCGGTACCGCGCCCGGGCCGGCGGGGTACGCGGCGACCCTGGCGGTGGCCGCCGGATGTGCGCTGATCGGTGTCCTGCTCGCCGGCCGGGTGGTACCGGCCTGA
- a CDS encoding beta propeller repeat protein, with protein sequence MRETTVVERVFAEFEADALTSFRPPGVADAQRRLRQRRRRRGLLAGLTALLVGGPAGAFALAGGQTDPRPTPTPVVSVSPQRKFMERQIIVNGVPSTLTDIRFVDGRVGWALLGTCEPTADQVSGDCVRTLARTTDGGQSWRYASWSDATGPAQLLAVDADTAAVRSERVYRWTQDGGVTLVSLRLTDLPDVVRRSMATRSGLYIGCPGAKEPGAVPVTCTRSQVRRVGGGALPRQPALTLQPDNGGLFEGGDGRLWVVSTEGDGVAVATSDDQGESWLRLPTVAGPATLSVSPDGRGVWLLGEDRSRMVWRLVGDRWQQRGGLPDDTSQAAALDADTLVVTSAYGGLGFWTGGRYTDVPELREPLRRDRDDQDAGVDVLPDGTIAVRQSSALILGTGRGTDRTWVRIS encoded by the coding sequence ATGCGTGAGACCACCGTCGTCGAGCGGGTGTTCGCCGAGTTCGAGGCCGACGCCCTGACCAGCTTCCGCCCACCGGGGGTGGCCGACGCCCAGCGGCGGCTCCGGCAGCGCCGCCGCCGTCGGGGGTTGCTGGCCGGCCTGACGGCCCTGCTCGTGGGCGGGCCGGCGGGCGCGTTCGCGCTGGCTGGCGGCCAGACCGATCCACGACCGACACCGACGCCGGTCGTCTCCGTGTCGCCGCAGCGGAAGTTCATGGAACGCCAGATCATCGTCAACGGTGTCCCGAGCACGCTGACCGACATCCGGTTCGTCGACGGTCGGGTCGGTTGGGCCCTGCTGGGCACCTGCGAGCCGACGGCCGACCAGGTGTCCGGTGACTGTGTGCGTACCCTCGCCCGGACCACCGACGGCGGCCAGAGCTGGCGCTACGCGAGCTGGTCGGACGCGACCGGCCCGGCCCAGCTCCTGGCGGTGGACGCCGACACGGCCGCCGTGCGGTCGGAACGGGTCTACCGGTGGACCCAGGACGGCGGGGTCACTCTCGTCAGTCTTCGGCTCACCGACCTGCCGGACGTCGTCCGCCGGTCGATGGCGACCCGCAGCGGGCTGTACATCGGTTGCCCCGGGGCGAAGGAACCGGGCGCCGTGCCGGTGACCTGCACCCGGAGCCAGGTGCGCCGCGTCGGGGGTGGCGCCCTGCCCCGTCAGCCCGCGCTGACGCTCCAGCCGGACAACGGCGGCCTCTTCGAGGGCGGCGACGGACGGCTCTGGGTGGTGAGCACCGAGGGGGACGGCGTGGCCGTGGCGACGAGCGACGACCAGGGCGAGAGTTGGCTCAGGCTGCCGACGGTGGCCGGCCCGGCCACCCTCAGCGTCTCCCCGGACGGCCGGGGGGTCTGGCTGCTGGGCGAGGACAGGTCCCGGATGGTGTGGCGGCTGGTGGGCGACCGCTGGCAGCAGCGCGGCGGACTGCCCGACGACACGTCCCAGGCCGCCGCCCTCGACGCCGACACCCTTGTGGTCACCAGCGCGTACGGCGGTCTCGGGTTCTGGACCGGCGGCCGGTACACCGACGTCCCGGAACTACGCGAGCCGCTGCGCCGCGACCGGGACGACCAGGACGCCGGTGTCGACGTGCTGCCGGACGGAACGATCGCCGTCCGGCAGAGTTCGGCCCTGATCCTCGGCACCGGCCGCGGCACCGACCGGACCTGGGTCCGGATCTCCTGA
- a CDS encoding sulfurtransferase, whose protein sequence is MPVPSDPNPRLQSYADPQRLVTTEWLAEHLGDEGLVVVESDEDVLLYESGHLPGAVKVDWHTELNDQVTRDYLDAASFAELCASKGIGRDDTVVFYGDNFNWWAAYALWVFELFGHADVRLLDGGRQKWVAEGRELTREKVSRPRADYPVPERNDAPVRAYREQVMAHVAAGRPLVDVRSPGEYTGEMLHMPDYPQEGALRGGHIPGAVNKPWKSAANDDGTFRPADELRAIYADQLGLSPSDDVVAYCRIGERSSHTWFVLHHLLGYPQVRNYDGSWTEWGNLVRAPVVKGDQPGGLAG, encoded by the coding sequence ATGCCTGTGCCGAGCGATCCGAATCCCCGACTCCAGTCGTACGCCGACCCGCAGCGCCTGGTCACCACCGAGTGGCTGGCCGAGCATCTGGGCGACGAGGGGCTCGTGGTGGTCGAGTCCGACGAGGACGTGCTGCTCTACGAGTCCGGTCACCTCCCGGGCGCGGTGAAGGTGGACTGGCACACCGAGCTGAACGACCAGGTCACCCGGGACTACCTCGACGCGGCCAGCTTCGCCGAGCTGTGCGCGTCGAAGGGTATCGGCCGGGACGACACCGTGGTCTTCTACGGCGACAACTTCAACTGGTGGGCGGCGTACGCCCTGTGGGTGTTCGAGCTGTTCGGTCACGCCGACGTGCGGCTGCTCGACGGCGGCCGGCAGAAGTGGGTGGCCGAGGGGCGGGAGCTGACCCGGGAGAAGGTCAGCCGGCCGCGCGCCGACTATCCGGTGCCGGAGCGCAACGACGCGCCGGTCCGGGCGTACCGGGAGCAGGTGATGGCGCACGTCGCGGCGGGCCGGCCGCTGGTCGACGTCCGCTCCCCGGGGGAGTACACCGGCGAGATGCTGCACATGCCGGACTATCCCCAGGAGGGCGCGCTGCGCGGCGGGCACATCCCGGGCGCGGTGAACAAGCCGTGGAAGTCCGCCGCGAACGACGACGGCACCTTCCGGCCGGCCGACGAGCTGCGGGCGATCTACGCCGACCAGCTCGGGTTGAGCCCGTCGGACGACGTGGTGGCGTACTGCCGGATCGGTGAGCGGTCCAGCCACACCTGGTTCGTGCTGCACCACCTGCTGGGTTATCCGCAGGTGCGCAACTACGACGGCTCGTGGACGGAGTGGGGCAACCTGGTCCGGGCGCCCGTCGTGAAGGGCGACCAGCCGGGCGGCCTGGCCGGCTGA
- a CDS encoding CBS domain-containing protein produces the protein MTYRVSDVMTRQVIYLSADTTLDEAARVMRESDIGDVVVTEGATLAGLLTDRDIVVRAVADRADPATTTIGSVITREVVMIEQHSTANEAAALMRERNIRRVLVCDTDRKLVGIVSLGDLAMQLDPSSTLADISEAAPNNV, from the coding sequence ATGACGTACCGGGTCAGTGACGTGATGACCAGACAGGTCATCTACCTGTCGGCGGACACCACCCTCGACGAGGCGGCCCGGGTGATGCGGGAGTCCGACATCGGCGACGTGGTGGTGACCGAGGGCGCGACCCTGGCCGGGCTGCTCACCGACCGGGACATCGTGGTCCGCGCGGTGGCCGACCGGGCCGACCCGGCGACCACCACCATCGGTTCGGTGATCACCCGCGAGGTGGTGATGATCGAGCAGCACTCCACCGCCAACGAGGCCGCGGCCCTGATGCGGGAGCGCAACATCCGGCGGGTGCTGGTCTGCGACACCGACCGGAAGCTGGTCGGCATCGTCTCCCTGGGCGACCTGGCCATGCAGCTCGACCCCAGCTCGACCCTCGCCGACATCAGCGAAGCCGCCCCCAACAACGTGTGA
- a CDS encoding YbaK/EbsC family protein, with amino-acid sequence MGTLKTEPARTRLDLLAPPVAAAIEQWPAEAPVDVDEVLVAPIDAELADTAAFCAAYEVGLAESANCVVVAGKRGGEIRYAACMVLATTRVDVNGVVRKLLDARKASFAPMAEAVELTGMEYGGITPIGLPESWPILVDARVIATPHVVIGSGVRHSKIALPGPALGALPGAQVVEELARPA; translated from the coding sequence ATGGGGACGCTGAAGACCGAACCGGCCCGGACCCGACTGGACCTGCTCGCGCCGCCGGTCGCCGCCGCGATCGAGCAGTGGCCTGCCGAGGCGCCGGTGGACGTGGACGAGGTGCTGGTCGCGCCGATCGACGCGGAACTCGCCGACACCGCCGCGTTCTGCGCCGCGTACGAGGTGGGGTTGGCGGAGTCGGCGAACTGCGTGGTGGTGGCCGGCAAGCGCGGTGGCGAGATCCGCTACGCGGCCTGCATGGTGCTCGCCACCACCCGGGTCGACGTCAACGGCGTGGTGCGGAAACTGCTGGACGCCCGCAAGGCCAGCTTCGCCCCGATGGCCGAGGCGGTCGAGCTGACCGGGATGGAGTACGGCGGGATCACCCCGATCGGGCTGCCGGAGTCCTGGCCGATCCTGGTGGACGCGCGGGTGATCGCCACGCCGCACGTCGTCATCGGGTCCGGCGTGCGGCACAGCAAGATCGCCCTGCCGGGGCCGGCGCTCGGCGCGCTGCCGGGCGCCCAGGTGGTGGAGGAGCTGGCCAGGCCGGCCTGA
- a CDS encoding TetR/AcrR family transcriptional regulator, with protein MTDTAPRTRRSDATRAAILRAARERFAADGYDRATIRAIAADARIDPSMVMRYYGSKEGLFAAAAEFDLRLPDLAAVPVERVGETLVRHFLDRWEGDETLAALMRTAATNPGAAERMRTVFAEQLGRAVARLGGDPTEAPRRAGLVAGQILGLAFTRYIVRLPPVVDLPPDDLVAWVAPTVQRYLTDPAPA; from the coding sequence ATGACCGACACGGCACCCCGCACCCGCCGCTCGGACGCCACCCGGGCCGCCATCCTCCGGGCCGCCCGGGAACGGTTCGCCGCCGACGGCTACGACCGGGCCACCATCCGGGCCATCGCCGCCGACGCCCGGATCGACCCGTCCATGGTGATGCGCTACTACGGCAGCAAGGAGGGGCTCTTCGCCGCCGCGGCGGAGTTCGACCTGCGCCTGCCCGACCTCGCCGCGGTGCCCGTCGAGCGGGTCGGCGAGACGCTGGTCCGGCACTTCCTGGACCGCTGGGAGGGCGACGAGACCCTGGCCGCGCTGATGCGTACCGCCGCCACCAACCCGGGCGCGGCCGAGCGGATGCGGACGGTCTTCGCCGAGCAGCTCGGGCGGGCGGTGGCCCGGCTCGGCGGCGACCCGACCGAGGCGCCCCGCCGGGCCGGGCTGGTGGCCGGACAGATCCTCGGACTGGCCTTCACCCGCTACATCGTCCGGCTGCCACCGGTGGTCGACCTCCCGCCGGACGACCTGGTCGCCTGGGTCGCCCCCACCGTCCAGCGCTATCTCACCGACCCAGCCCCGGCGTGA